The following proteins are co-located in the Syntrophales bacterium genome:
- the dctP gene encoding TRAP transporter substrate-binding protein DctP — protein MKARIIGTMGAIIMALLIFGVVSANAADKPIELKLATHWPSMHDMNNAMVDFARLIGLESKGKIKVTYYPTGMLATTGEKYLKVRTGVTDMSNIHFHLHPGEFPLIQLSTLPFMFNDGMEATWVLNQMSDVWAKELEAKNVKLLYVIGDPNFQIMLRQKKVIKPEDFKGLRLRCGGFADQGLKTWGAIPVSMKEAELYESLQKGVIDGVVFPVGAGKAFKLEEVIKYIYRIEYFTYGLAMSMNLDTWKRLPKDMQDAVMRASYQSARVSGFQYEDTDAKAFPYYKAKRVETYTPTDAELKELKSSLAGLKDKMVAELEQKGLPGKKTLARMEELIRQYRAIGNIDKLKMTY, from the coding sequence ATGAAAGCTCGGATTATTGGAACGATGGGTGCGATCATTATGGCATTGCTGATTTTCGGAGTGGTTTCCGCAAATGCTGCCGACAAGCCAATTGAATTGAAATTGGCGACCCACTGGCCATCGATGCACGACATGAACAATGCAATGGTCGATTTTGCCCGGCTCATCGGTTTGGAGTCCAAAGGGAAGATCAAGGTGACCTATTATCCAACGGGAATGCTTGCCACCACAGGAGAAAAATATCTGAAAGTGCGAACCGGCGTGACGGACATGTCCAATATTCACTTTCACCTTCATCCGGGAGAGTTTCCGCTCATTCAACTCTCGACGCTGCCGTTTATGTTCAATGATGGGATGGAAGCAACCTGGGTGTTGAATCAAATGTCGGACGTTTGGGCCAAAGAATTGGAGGCCAAAAATGTCAAGCTGCTCTATGTGATTGGCGACCCTAATTTTCAAATAATGCTTCGTCAAAAAAAAGTTATAAAACCTGAAGATTTTAAAGGGCTGAGGTTAAGATGCGGAGGCTTCGCAGACCAGGGGTTAAAAACTTGGGGCGCGATCCCCGTCAGCATGAAAGAGGCTGAACTGTACGAATCCCTGCAAAAGGGGGTCATTGATGGCGTTGTTTTCCCCGTGGGCGCAGGAAAGGCGTTTAAATTGGAAGAGGTGATAAAGTATATTTACAGAATTGAATACTTTACTTACGGCCTGGCAATGTCCATGAATCTTGATACATGGAAACGATTGCCCAAAGATATGCAGGATGCAGTGATGAGGGCGAGCTACCAGTCAGCCCGCGTATCCGGGTTCCAATATGAAGACACAGACGCCAAGGCCTTTCCGTATTACAAGGCCAAGAGGGTCGAGACCTACACGCCGACGGACGCTGAGTTGAAAGAGCTCAAGTCCTCCTTAGCCGGGCTAAAGGATAAAATGGTGGCGGAACTCGAGCAGAAGGGATTGCCGGGCAAGAAGACCTTGGCGCGGATGGAGGAGCTCATTCGCCAGTATAGAGCGATTGGCAATATCGATAAATTGAAGATGACATATTAA
- a CDS encoding TRAP transporter small permease codes for MLKTLQISANAVTALSKWLWIGGKGFAFLLMCLVFIDVFFRRLAFTFVGSKDLIQITFLIVCFFSFSYAWIRGDHINVDILVEKLPPRLKNMSYFLASMIGVFLFGCLTYSSYNLLSDSIRFHAVTPDLGFPHWPMNLIMLLGSGLLTLQCAVSAMFALGIIKKPDLYK; via the coding sequence ATGCTAAAAACCTTGCAGATATCGGCCAATGCTGTCACCGCCTTGAGCAAGTGGCTCTGGATAGGGGGTAAAGGATTTGCCTTTTTACTCATGTGCTTAGTCTTTATAGATGTTTTTTTCAGGCGTTTAGCCTTTACGTTTGTAGGCTCCAAGGATCTCATACAAATTACCTTCTTGATAGTGTGTTTCTTCAGTTTTTCCTATGCCTGGATCAGAGGCGATCATATCAATGTGGATATCCTTGTTGAAAAACTTCCTCCGAGATTAAAAAATATGAGCTATTTTCTCGCTTCGATGATCGGGGTGTTTCTTTTTGGATGTCTTACCTATTCCTCTTACAACCTCTTAAGCGATTCCATTCGATTTCATGCGGTCACGCCGGACCTTGGATTTCCCCATTGGCCGATGAACCTGATCATGCTCTTGGGCTCCGGATTATTAACCTTGCAATGTGCTGTTTCTGCTATGTTCGCTCTGGGGATTATCAAAAAACCTGATTTGTATAAATAA